From one Comamonas piscis genomic stretch:
- the phnX gene encoding phosphonoacetaldehyde hydrolase: MTNFHNPHRVQAVVFDWAGTILDFGSRAPMGAFVQLFKDFGIDISIPQARGPMGSAKWDHIAALCQLPEVAAQWESRYGKPVANSDIDHLYEVFTPMNARVVGDFADFIPGALEVVNRLRLDGIKIGSTTGYNRPIMDVLEPIAARAGYAPDNIVCAGDLAAGRPSPLMMYRCFADLGIWPASTVVKVDDTGVGIAEGLNAGCWTVGVAISGNANGLSLPEWQALSSDKQADIRSSANEQLRSAGAHFVIDSVADLLPVIEQINQHLQRQELPAQVAA, encoded by the coding sequence ATGACGAATTTTCACAACCCGCACCGAGTGCAAGCCGTTGTTTTTGACTGGGCCGGCACGATTCTCGACTTTGGCTCACGCGCCCCCATGGGTGCCTTTGTGCAGCTGTTCAAAGATTTCGGCATCGACATCAGCATTCCCCAGGCACGTGGCCCGATGGGTTCAGCAAAATGGGACCATATTGCGGCGCTTTGCCAACTGCCCGAGGTGGCAGCCCAGTGGGAGAGCCGTTATGGCAAGCCGGTGGCCAACAGCGATATCGACCACCTCTACGAAGTGTTCACGCCGATGAACGCCCGCGTGGTCGGCGACTTTGCAGACTTTATCCCCGGCGCGTTGGAGGTCGTCAACCGCCTGCGCTTGGATGGCATCAAGATCGGCAGCACCACCGGCTACAACCGCCCGATCATGGATGTGCTCGAACCCATCGCCGCCCGCGCCGGCTATGCGCCGGACAATATCGTCTGCGCAGGCGACCTGGCGGCAGGCCGTCCCAGCCCCTTGATGATGTACCGCTGCTTTGCCGACCTGGGTATCTGGCCGGCATCGACCGTGGTGAAGGTGGACGACACCGGCGTAGGAATTGCCGAAGGCTTGAATGCTGGGTGCTGGACCGTCGGCGTGGCCATCAGCGGCAATGCCAATGGCCTGTCCTTGCCGGAATGGCAGGCGCTCAGCTCCGACAAGCAAGCCGACATCCGCAGCAGCGCCAACGAGCAATTGCGGAGCGCCGGCGCGCATTTTGTGATTGATAGCGTGGCCGACCTGCTGCCGGTGATCGAGCAGATCAACCAGCACTTGCAGCGCCAAGAGCTGCCGGCGCAAGTGGCTGCGTAA
- a CDS encoding Tex family protein, with amino-acid sequence MQKIIAQIAAELKVAESQVTSAVELLDSGATVPFIARYRKEATGGLDDIQLRDLAERLTYLRELQDRRETVLKAIDEQGKLTDALRLAIARAPTKQELEDIYLPFKQKRRTKGQIAKEFGIEPLADKLFADPSLDPQQEAQAFCKPATVLDDGKPGPDFSTPLAVLDGVRDILSERWAEDPALVQKLREWLWAEGLLRSKKVEAKNEADPEVAKFRDYFEYDEPIGRVPSHRALAVFRGRALEVLEAKLVQPELQPGVAPEPGQPSLAEGKIALHLGWSHTKRASDDLIRKCVAWTWRVKLSLSTERDLFSRLREDAEKVAIKVFGDNLRDLLLAAPAGQRVVLGLDPGIRTGVKVAVVDHTGKLVDTTTVYPHEPRRDWDGSLAVLARLVEKHQINLIAIGNGTASRETDKLAADLIRIAEKADKKIEKVVVSEAGASVYSASEFASQEMPDVDVSLRGAASIARRLQDPLAELVKIDPKSIGVGQYQHDVNQSELARQLDAVVEDCVNSVGVDLNTASAPLLSRVSGLSGTVAKSVVRWRDANGSFKNRKQLMDVAGLGAKTFEQAAGFLRIRGGDNPLDMTGVHPETYAVVEQIIATTGKPVDQLMGRSEVLKGLKAERFASEKFGAITISDILGELEKPGRDPRPDFVVARFNEGVEDIKDLREGMTLEGTVSNVAQFGAFVDLGVHQDGLVHVSQMSYKFIEDAREVVKTGQIVKVKVLEVDPERKRISLTMKLDAVAPRRDGPRDNRFESAGRGNQAGGGRGGYTQPARANQPAQQNAMASAFAKLQGLKK; translated from the coding sequence ATGCAAAAAATCATTGCGCAGATTGCGGCCGAGCTGAAGGTTGCGGAATCCCAGGTGACATCGGCGGTGGAATTGCTGGACAGCGGTGCGACGGTGCCCTTTATTGCCCGTTACCGCAAGGAAGCGACCGGCGGCCTGGATGACATCCAATTGCGAGACTTGGCCGAGCGCCTGACGTATTTGCGCGAGCTGCAAGACCGGCGTGAGACGGTGCTCAAAGCCATTGACGAACAAGGCAAGCTCACCGATGCGCTGCGCCTGGCCATTGCCCGCGCGCCGACAAAGCAAGAGCTGGAAGATATTTACCTGCCCTTCAAGCAAAAGCGCCGCACCAAGGGCCAGATTGCCAAGGAGTTTGGCATTGAGCCGCTGGCCGACAAACTGTTTGCCGACCCGAGCCTGGACCCGCAGCAAGAAGCCCAGGCCTTTTGCAAGCCCGCGACGGTGCTGGACGACGGCAAGCCGGGCCCAGATTTCTCGACCCCGCTGGCCGTGCTTGACGGCGTGCGCGATATTTTGTCCGAACGCTGGGCCGAAGACCCGGCCCTAGTGCAGAAGCTGCGTGAGTGGCTTTGGGCCGAAGGCCTGCTGCGCTCCAAAAAGGTAGAAGCGAAGAACGAAGCCGATCCCGAAGTCGCCAAGTTCCGCGATTACTTTGAGTACGACGAGCCAATTGGCCGCGTGCCATCGCACCGGGCATTGGCGGTGTTCCGGGGCCGCGCACTGGAAGTGCTGGAAGCCAAGCTGGTGCAGCCCGAGCTGCAACCCGGCGTGGCGCCCGAGCCGGGCCAGCCCAGCCTGGCCGAAGGCAAGATTGCCCTGCACCTGGGCTGGAGCCATACCAAACGGGCCAGCGATGACCTGATCCGCAAATGCGTGGCCTGGACTTGGAGGGTCAAACTCAGCCTGTCTACCGAGCGCGATCTCTTCTCGCGCCTGCGCGAAGATGCAGAAAAAGTGGCGATCAAGGTGTTTGGCGACAACCTGCGCGATTTGCTGCTGGCAGCGCCTGCCGGCCAGCGTGTGGTCCTGGGGCTCGATCCAGGCATCCGCACCGGTGTGAAAGTCGCCGTGGTGGACCATACTGGCAAGCTGGTGGACACCACCACCGTCTACCCACATGAGCCGCGACGCGACTGGGATGGATCGCTGGCCGTGCTGGCCCGCCTGGTGGAAAAGCACCAGATCAACCTGATTGCGATTGGCAACGGTACCGCCAGCCGCGAGACCGATAAGCTGGCCGCCGACCTGATCCGCATCGCCGAAAAGGCGGACAAGAAGATCGAGAAGGTGGTGGTCAGCGAGGCGGGTGCCTCGGTGTATTCGGCCAGCGAATTCGCGTCGCAAGAGATGCCCGATGTCGATGTCAGCCTGCGCGGTGCGGCGTCGATTGCCCGCCGTCTACAGGATCCGCTGGCCGAGCTGGTCAAGATCGACCCCAAGAGCATTGGCGTGGGCCAGTACCAGCACGATGTGAACCAAAGCGAACTGGCCCGCCAGCTCGATGCCGTGGTGGAAGACTGCGTGAACTCGGTGGGGGTGGATTTGAACACCGCGTCGGCCCCGCTGCTCAGCCGCGTGTCGGGCCTGTCGGGCACCGTTGCCAAATCGGTGGTGCGCTGGCGGGATGCCAACGGCTCCTTCAAAAACCGCAAGCAGCTGATGGATGTGGCCGGCCTCGGCGCCAAGACCTTTGAGCAAGCAGCGGGGTTTTTGCGTATCCGTGGCGGCGACAATCCGCTGGACATGACTGGCGTGCACCCGGAAACCTATGCGGTGGTCGAGCAGATCATTGCCACCACCGGCAAGCCCGTGGACCAGCTGATGGGCCGCAGCGAGGTGCTCAAGGGCTTGAAGGCTGAGCGCTTTGCCAGTGAGAAGTTTGGCGCCATCACCATCTCGGACATTCTGGGCGAGCTGGAAAAACCAGGCCGCGATCCGCGCCCCGACTTTGTCGTGGCCCGTTTCAACGAAGGCGTGGAAGACATCAAGGACCTGCGCGAAGGCATGACCTTGGAAGGCACCGTCAGCAACGTGGCCCAGTTTGGCGCCTTTGTCGATCTGGGTGTGCACCAGGATGGCCTGGTCCACGTCAGCCAGATGAGCTACAAGTTCATCGAAGACGCCCGCGAAGTCGTCAAGACCGGCCAGATCGTCAAGGTCAAGGTGCTGGAGGTGGACCCGGAGCGCAAGCGTATCAGCCTGACGATGAAGCTCGATGCCGTCGCACCCCGCCGCGATGGCCCGCGCGACAACCGTTTTGAATCGGCCGGCCGGGGCAACCAGGCTGGCGGCGGGAGGGGTGGTTACACCCAACCGGCACGCGCCAACCAACCCGCACAGCAAAACGCGATGGCGTCGGCCTTTGCCAAGCTGCAAGGCCTGAAGAAATAA
- the ggt gene encoding gamma-glutamyltransferase yields the protein MKNERSLGAVPARYSMAALAAIVALTMTACGGSSHNDKEDLVSTACEAGTSDGSVVVGSGLPGDPSFPELASGYRTGKKVVEGHQYMVVTANPLASKAGCEVLKSGGSAVDAAVAVQMVLGLVEPQSSGIGGGAFMLYYDAATKKVTAYDGRETAPAAATPDYLRYIDSGTQTTPLPSARASGRSIGTPGAVRMLDLAHKEHGAKPWKDLIQPGIDLATNGFKISGRMSDALAGAKTALQADADALALYFNADGSTKGLGETFKNPAYAATLTKMATGGADAFYTGAVAQGIVDKIAVAQNVTTGAPITPGVTTMSDLAGYQAKKRDAVCTTYRAKYVICGMPPPSSGGIAVAQAMGVLENFDLAPHKPTALDLEGGKPTAMGVHLVSEAERMAYSDRDMYVADTDFTPLPGPLNSTLLDKSYLKSRAALISPTQSMGTATAGQFGNTRMGVGKVAEAGTTHMTIVDGKGNVVSMTTTVEAGMGSYHMTQGFILNNQLTDFSAAPTTADGLPIANKLEAGKRPRSSMAPTIVFDATADGQPGAFKMATGSPGGATIIQFVTKTLVGALDWGLDAQQATNLVNFGASNSRTTNLGGEHPNINATNSGDNDPLVLALRAMGHTVSVNAQSSGVGTVIRTANAAGEARLSGGADPRREGVVLGDTYKAK from the coding sequence ATGAAAAACGAACGATCGCTGGGTGCCGTGCCCGCACGCTACAGCATGGCTGCCCTGGCAGCCATTGTTGCGCTGACGATGACGGCCTGTGGTGGCTCCAGCCACAACGACAAAGAAGATCTGGTGAGCACGGCCTGCGAGGCTGGCACGTCGGATGGTTCGGTGGTGGTGGGTTCCGGCTTGCCGGGCGATCCTTCGTTCCCTGAGCTAGCTTCGGGCTACCGCACTGGCAAGAAGGTCGTCGAAGGCCATCAATACATGGTGGTCACTGCCAATCCTCTGGCCTCCAAGGCGGGTTGCGAGGTGCTGAAGTCTGGCGGCTCTGCGGTCGATGCGGCGGTTGCCGTGCAAATGGTGCTGGGTCTGGTGGAGCCCCAATCCAGCGGTATTGGCGGTGGCGCCTTTATGCTGTACTACGATGCAGCGACCAAAAAAGTCACGGCCTATGACGGCCGCGAAACGGCACCTGCTGCCGCGACGCCTGATTACCTGCGCTATATCGACAGCGGTACGCAAACGACGCCGCTGCCCAGCGCCCGTGCCAGCGGCCGCTCCATCGGCACGCCTGGCGCCGTGCGCATGCTGGACCTGGCCCACAAGGAACACGGCGCCAAGCCCTGGAAGGACCTGATCCAGCCGGGTATCGACCTGGCTACCAATGGTTTCAAGATCAGCGGCCGTATGTCGGATGCACTGGCCGGTGCCAAGACGGCATTGCAGGCGGATGCCGACGCCCTCGCCTTGTACTTCAATGCCGATGGCTCCACCAAGGGCCTGGGTGAGACTTTCAAGAACCCTGCCTATGCAGCCACTCTGACCAAGATGGCGACTGGTGGTGCCGATGCGTTCTACACCGGAGCTGTGGCACAAGGCATCGTCGACAAGATCGCCGTAGCCCAGAACGTGACCACCGGCGCGCCCATCACGCCCGGCGTGACGACGATGAGCGATTTGGCTGGCTACCAGGCCAAAAAGCGCGACGCTGTTTGCACGACCTACCGCGCCAAGTATGTGATCTGCGGCATGCCACCACCCTCGTCCGGCGGTATTGCTGTGGCCCAAGCCATGGGCGTGCTGGAGAACTTTGACCTGGCTCCCCACAAGCCCACTGCACTGGATCTGGAAGGCGGCAAGCCCACTGCCATGGGCGTTCACCTGGTGAGCGAAGCCGAGCGCATGGCCTATTCCGACCGCGACATGTATGTGGCCGACACCGACTTCACCCCCCTGCCCGGCCCGCTGAACAGCACCTTGCTGGACAAGAGCTACCTGAAGTCGCGTGCTGCGCTGATCTCGCCGACCCAAAGCATGGGCACCGCCACAGCCGGCCAGTTTGGCAACACCCGTATGGGCGTGGGCAAGGTGGCGGAAGCTGGCACCACGCACATGACCATTGTCGATGGCAAGGGCAATGTGGTGAGCATGACCACCACGGTGGAAGCGGGCATGGGTTCGTACCACATGACCCAGGGCTTTATCCTGAACAACCAGCTGACCGACTTCTCGGCCGCGCCGACCACCGCCGATGGCCTGCCGATCGCCAACAAGCTGGAAGCCGGCAAGCGCCCACGCAGCTCGATGGCCCCTACCATCGTGTTTGATGCGACCGCTGATGGCCAGCCTGGTGCCTTCAAGATGGCTACCGGCTCGCCCGGCGGTGCCACCATCATCCAGTTTGTGACCAAGACTTTGGTTGGCGCGCTGGACTGGGGCCTGGATGCCCAGCAAGCCACCAACTTGGTGAACTTTGGCGCCTCCAACAGCCGCACCACCAACCTAGGCGGCGAGCACCCCAATATCAATGCCACCAACAGCGGTGACAACGATCCTTTGGTGCTGGCACTGCGCGCTATGGGCCATACCGTGTCGGTCAATGCGCAATCCAGCGGTGTAGGCACCGTTATCCGCACCGCCAATGCGGCTGGTGAGGCACGCCTGAGCGGTGGCGCCGATCCACGCCGTGAAGGTGTGGTGCTGGGCGATACCTACAAGGCCAAGTAA
- the dkgB gene encoding 2,5-didehydrogluconate reductase DkgB — MAIPRFGVGTFRLQGQVVVDSVRNALELGYRAVDTAQIYGNEAEVGQAIADSGVAREELFVTTKIWTDNYSQSKLIPSLKDSLKKLRSDYVDLTLIHWPAPGNGVALQEFMTALAEAKAQGLTRQIGISNFNIDLTRQAIAALGAGEIATNQIELSPYLQSHQLTAFLQEQGIAVTSYMTLAYGKVLKDPVLAEIASKHQATVAQVALAWALQLGYAVIPSSTKRENLASNLLAQQLVLDTNDMARIAQLERNGREVNPEGLAPIWD, encoded by the coding sequence ATGGCTATTCCTCGATTTGGCGTTGGTACTTTCCGTCTGCAAGGCCAAGTGGTCGTCGATTCGGTGCGCAACGCACTGGAGCTGGGCTACCGGGCAGTCGATACCGCGCAGATCTACGGCAACGAAGCCGAAGTGGGCCAAGCCATTGCCGACAGCGGCGTGGCGCGCGAAGAGCTGTTTGTCACCACCAAGATATGGACCGACAACTACAGCCAGTCCAAGCTGATTCCCAGCCTGAAAGACAGCCTTAAAAAGCTGCGCAGCGACTATGTGGATCTGACCCTGATCCACTGGCCTGCACCCGGCAATGGCGTGGCGCTTCAAGAGTTCATGACGGCGTTGGCAGAAGCCAAAGCCCAGGGCCTGACCCGCCAGATTGGCATCTCCAACTTCAACATCGACCTGACCCGCCAGGCCATCGCCGCCCTGGGAGCAGGGGAGATCGCCACCAACCAGATCGAGCTGAGCCCTTACCTGCAGAGCCACCAACTGACGGCCTTTCTCCAGGAGCAGGGCATTGCCGTGACCTCGTACATGACGCTGGCCTACGGCAAGGTGCTGAAGGACCCGGTGCTGGCCGAGATCGCCAGCAAGCACCAGGCCACCGTCGCCCAAGTCGCGCTGGCCTGGGCCTTGCAACTGGGCTACGCCGTCATCCCGTCTTCGACCAAGCGCGAGAACCTGGCCAGCAACCTGCTGGCCCAGCAACTGGTGCTGGATACCAATGACATGGCGCGTATCGCCCAATTGGAGCGCAATGGCCGTGAGGTGAATCCTGAGGGACTGGCGCCTATCTGGGATTGA
- a CDS encoding LysR family transcriptional regulator, which produces MKTTLDELQAFVAVVDTGSITAASELLDQTVSATSRTLGRLEEKLQTTLLRRTTRRLELTEEGAAFLQRARAILVSVDEAEELMAARRVRPAGRLRVDAATPFMLHVLVPLVESFRAKYPEVELELHSHEGIVDLIEKRSDVAFRIGALKDSSLHARPVGSSRIRVLASPGYLARHGTPTDTQQLAQHVLLGFTQPESLNDWPLRDSSAELLRIQPAISSSSGETLRHMALVGLGIVCLSDFMTRTDRESGALLPLLQDQLLDVRQSIHAVYYRNTALAARITCFVDHVVDTLRERPFD; this is translated from the coding sequence ATGAAGACCACGCTCGATGAACTGCAGGCCTTTGTAGCCGTGGTCGATACCGGCTCGATCACAGCCGCCTCGGAGTTGCTGGACCAGACCGTCTCTGCCACCAGCCGCACTTTGGGCCGGCTGGAGGAAAAGCTGCAAACCACCCTGCTGCGCCGCACCACCCGCCGCCTGGAGCTGACCGAGGAAGGTGCCGCCTTTTTGCAGCGGGCGCGCGCCATTCTGGTGTCTGTGGATGAGGCCGAGGAGCTGATGGCGGCCCGGCGCGTGCGGCCCGCCGGGCGCCTGCGGGTCGATGCTGCCACGCCCTTTATGCTGCATGTGCTGGTGCCGCTGGTTGAGAGTTTTCGCGCGAAATACCCCGAGGTGGAGCTGGAGCTGCACTCGCATGAAGGCATTGTCGATCTGATCGAAAAGCGCAGCGATGTGGCGTTTCGCATTGGCGCGCTCAAGGATTCCAGCCTGCATGCGCGGCCGGTGGGCAGCAGCCGCATCCGGGTGCTCGCCAGCCCCGGCTATCTGGCCCGCCATGGCACGCCTACCGATACCCAGCAGTTGGCCCAGCATGTGTTGCTGGGCTTTACCCAGCCCGAATCTCTGAACGATTGGCCGCTACGTGATAGCAGTGCGGAGTTATTGCGTATCCAGCCGGCGATTTCTTCATCAAGCGGCGAGACCTTGCGCCATATGGCCTTGGTCGGCTTGGGCATTGTCTGCCTGTCGGATTTTATGACCCGCACGGACCGCGAAAGCGGCGCTTTGCTGCCACTGCTACAAGACCAGTTGCTGGATGTGCGTCAGTCCATACACGCGGTGTACTACCGCAATACGGCCTTAGCCGCCCGCATCACCTGCTTTGTCGATCATGTGGTCGACACGCTGCGCGAGCGGCCTTTCGATTGA
- a CDS encoding AI-2E family transporter, which produces MPPDQPVPDDVPPAQPVPGPNRPPRAEPQDGSRTGRRRRIGSSTQDTLAPLLAIVPGLRLMVGMVIAAVVILGLYVGRDVLLPVALAALLGFFLDPAVSRLKRWGLPRVVSVALVMVLALGALGAGAIYVGGQVTGLSAELPTYQNTIRQKLRNIKPYFNGPSVWDGAVKVLNTVETEIAQGDARARRVQKVEVQEPAVKPIQKALELLGKVAEPLATTGIVFLFVVLILLDRSGLQDRLLRLMGPNTHMASDALDDAATRIGQYLRMQLFVNLSYGVPMALGLWWIGVPGAILWGILAAVLRFVPYIGPMASAVFPLTLAFAVDPGWSLLLWTLALILLLELLSNNVVEPWLYGASTGLSTLSIILAATFWTALWGPIGLILSTPLTVCLLVLGRYIPGMGFLEILLGSQAVFDPPEKLLQRLWRGDVDQAIDVASENIDQALPPKPSQQEQAIAVTHFYDEVAVPALTIAAQQYRNAASPPQRQRLSEAVAMLLSGLQRHYRPAALAPVAEGQPPTPTMVCVGMQWDIDRHAATMAAHALQLNGVDSSTRAVSIDTVLRQGDLSLYDGVRHLCICSFHPNPLGRLGQMCESLRRRCPQLSITVLLLGAQGRGPMRAETLGSMRAHHAVYQISELTRLVVGEPTTTMNADKPLSL; this is translated from the coding sequence ATGCCACCCGACCAGCCCGTGCCCGACGATGTGCCCCCGGCCCAGCCCGTTCCCGGGCCAAACCGACCGCCACGTGCAGAACCGCAAGACGGGAGCCGCACCGGGAGGCGCCGCCGTATAGGCAGCTCGACCCAAGATACGCTGGCCCCGTTGCTGGCGATCGTGCCAGGTCTGCGGCTGATGGTGGGCATGGTCATTGCCGCCGTCGTCATCTTGGGGCTGTATGTGGGCCGAGATGTGCTGCTGCCGGTGGCGTTGGCGGCCCTGCTGGGATTTTTCCTGGATCCGGCGGTGAGCCGGCTCAAGCGTTGGGGCTTGCCGCGCGTGGTGTCGGTCGCCTTGGTGATGGTGCTGGCCTTGGGCGCGCTGGGCGCAGGCGCCATTTACGTGGGCGGCCAGGTGACCGGTTTGAGTGCCGAGTTGCCGACCTACCAAAACACCATTCGCCAAAAGCTGCGCAACATCAAGCCGTACTTCAATGGCCCTAGCGTCTGGGATGGCGCCGTCAAGGTGCTCAACACGGTGGAGACAGAAATTGCGCAAGGCGATGCGCGCGCACGCCGGGTGCAAAAGGTGGAAGTGCAGGAGCCGGCCGTCAAGCCGATTCAAAAGGCGCTGGAGCTGCTGGGCAAGGTGGCTGAGCCGCTGGCCACTACCGGTATCGTTTTCTTGTTTGTGGTGTTGATCTTGCTGGACCGCAGCGGCCTGCAGGACCGGTTGCTGCGGCTGATGGGGCCCAACACCCATATGGCGTCTGATGCGCTCGATGATGCTGCCACGCGCATCGGCCAGTATTTGCGCATGCAGCTTTTCGTCAACCTCAGCTACGGCGTGCCTATGGCGCTGGGCCTGTGGTGGATTGGGGTGCCCGGCGCAATTCTGTGGGGCATTTTGGCGGCGGTGCTGCGCTTTGTGCCCTATATCGGGCCCATGGCGTCTGCCGTTTTCCCGCTGACCTTGGCGTTTGCGGTGGACCCGGGCTGGAGCCTGCTGCTGTGGACCTTGGCGCTGATTTTATTGCTGGAGCTGCTGAGCAACAACGTGGTTGAGCCCTGGCTGTATGGCGCGAGCACGGGTCTGTCCACCTTGTCGATCATTCTGGCGGCAACCTTTTGGACGGCGTTGTGGGGCCCCATTGGCCTGATTTTGTCGACGCCGCTGACAGTGTGCCTGCTGGTGCTCGGGCGCTATATCCCAGGAATGGGATTTTTAGAGATTTTGCTGGGCAGCCAGGCGGTGTTTGACCCGCCGGAGAAACTGCTGCAGCGCCTGTGGCGCGGTGATGTGGACCAGGCCATCGACGTGGCTTCGGAAAATATCGACCAGGCGCTACCGCCCAAGCCCAGCCAGCAAGAACAGGCGATAGCAGTCACCCATTTCTATGACGAGGTCGCCGTGCCGGCACTGACCATTGCCGCGCAGCAGTACCGCAACGCCGCTAGCCCGCCGCAACGCCAGCGCCTGTCGGAGGCGGTGGCCATGCTGCTCAGCGGTTTGCAGCGCCACTACCGGCCCGCAGCACTTGCGCCGGTGGCAGAAGGCCAGCCGCCGACACCCACCATGGTCTGTGTCGGTATGCAATGGGATATTGACCGGCATGCCGCCACCATGGCCGCCCATGCCTTGCAGCTGAACGGTGTCGACAGCAGCACGCGTGCGGTGTCGATCGACACGGTGCTGCGCCAGGGCGATCTCTCGCTCTACGACGGCGTGCGGCATCTCTGTATTTGCAGCTTCCACCCCAATCCGCTGGGACGGCTGGGCCAAATGTGCGAGAGCCTGCGCCGGCGCTGTCCGCAGCTCAGCATCACCGTTCTGCTATTGGGCGCGCAGGGCAGGGGGCCCATGCGGGCAGAGACCTTGGGCAGCATGCGCGCACACCATGCCGTCTACCAGATCAGCGAGTTGACGCGCTTGGTAGTGGGGGAGCCAACCACCACCATGAATGCAGACAAGCCGCTTTCGCTGTGA
- a CDS encoding DUF4124 domain-containing protein, producing MRILIALGLLLTGAAQAQEVYRCGNSYSSEPCKNAKTIDVTPAVSNPHGPLTRLIYLCKRPDNTELWWIDRPCSQERWDLIEGVRVPSNVDWKTQMAIAQRKRADDARRARHARHHYHSAAPGSGRSNEARCEEFRQRVEYLDSAARAGGTARKMEWIREERQRARDEQFRAGC from the coding sequence ATGCGCATCCTGATAGCGCTGGGTTTGCTGCTGACAGGCGCTGCCCAGGCCCAAGAGGTGTACCGCTGCGGCAATAGCTATAGCTCCGAGCCCTGCAAAAATGCCAAGACCATTGATGTCACGCCTGCAGTCAGCAACCCGCATGGACCGCTGACCCGACTGATCTACCTCTGTAAACGACCGGATAATACCGAGCTGTGGTGGATTGACCGACCATGTTCACAGGAGCGGTGGGACCTGATCGAGGGCGTCAGGGTGCCCAGCAATGTGGACTGGAAAACCCAAATGGCCATTGCCCAACGAAAACGGGCGGACGATGCGCGGCGAGCCAGGCATGCGCGTCATCATTACCATTCGGCTGCGCCTGGCAGTGGACGATCCAACGAGGCGCGTTGCGAGGAATTTAGGCAAAGGGTGGAATATTTGGATTCCGCCGCCAGGGCTGGCGGTACCGCACGCAAGATGGAATGGATCCGTGAAGAACGGCAACGGGCGCGGGACGAGCAATTCCGGGCCGGGTGCTGA
- a CDS encoding MFS transporter, with product MKSSAVLFALAIGAFAIGTTEFAPMGLLPVIAQGVDVSIPTAGMLVSAYAVGVMLGAPVMTLLFSRFGRRAALVSLMLIFTVGNLLSALAPGYTTLLLSRLVTSLNHGAFFGIGAVVAASVVPKDKQASAIAAMFMGLTVANIGGVPAATWIGQQVGWRLAFAGTAALGLVTIAALWMVLPKGAPGTRPDVRRELKVLTRPEVLLAMGTTVLGAGSMFTLYTYVAPVLTEITHASPSFIAFALVLIGVGFTIGNSLGGRLADWSLDGATRLILLALALIMLVLPWALTSHVGAGIGLVVWGAAAFGMVPPVQMRVMQAAAEAPGLASSVNVGAFNLGNAVGAALGGAVISQGLGYEAVPWAGAALAAAGLGLVFLQGRMRRGQALSVTAAKL from the coding sequence ATGAAGTCTTCCGCTGTTCTGTTTGCCCTGGCCATTGGCGCTTTCGCCATTGGCACCACCGAGTTTGCCCCCATGGGGCTGTTGCCCGTCATCGCCCAGGGCGTGGATGTGAGCATCCCCACCGCCGGCATGCTGGTGTCTGCCTACGCCGTGGGCGTGATGCTGGGCGCGCCGGTGATGACCTTGCTGTTCAGCCGCTTTGGCCGGCGGGCCGCGCTGGTCAGCCTGATGCTGATTTTTACCGTGGGCAATCTGCTCTCGGCACTGGCCCCCGGCTATACGACCTTGCTGCTGTCACGCTTGGTGACCAGCCTCAACCATGGCGCTTTCTTTGGCATTGGCGCCGTGGTGGCGGCCAGCGTGGTGCCCAAGGACAAGCAGGCCAGCGCCATTGCAGCCATGTTCATGGGACTGACGGTGGCCAATATCGGCGGCGTGCCCGCTGCCACCTGGATCGGCCAGCAAGTGGGCTGGCGGCTGGCCTTTGCCGGCACGGCCGCGCTGGGCCTGGTCACGATCGCTGCGCTGTGGATGGTGCTGCCTAAAGGCGCGCCTGGCACACGGCCCGATGTGCGCCGCGAACTGAAGGTGCTCACGCGCCCCGAGGTGCTGCTGGCCATGGGCACCACCGTGCTGGGCGCCGGCTCCATGTTTACGCTTTACACCTATGTGGCCCCGGTGCTGACCGAGATCACCCATGCCAGCCCCAGCTTTATCGCCTTCGCACTGGTGCTGATTGGCGTCGGCTTCACCATCGGCAACAGCCTGGGCGGTCGCCTGGCTGACTGGTCACTCGATGGCGCCACCCGACTGATTCTGCTGGCCCTGGCCCTCATCATGCTGGTGCTGCCTTGGGCGCTAACCAGCCATGTGGGCGCAGGCATCGGTCTGGTGGTGTGGGGCGCTGCTGCTTTTGGCATGGTGCCGCCCGTGCAGATGCGGGTGATGCAGGCGGCGGCCGAGGCGCCAGGCCTGGCTTCGTCCGTCAATGTGGGCGCCTTCAACCTGGGCAATGCCGTGGGCGCTGCGTTGGGGGGCGCCGTGATTAGCCAAGGGCTGGGTTATGAGGCCGTGCCCTGGGCAGGTGCTGCACTGGCGGCGGCTGGCCTCGGTCTTGTGTTTCTCCAGGGCCGTATGCGCCGAGGGCAAGCTTTGTCGGTGACGGCTGCCAAGCTTTAA